One window of Quercus robur chromosome 12, dhQueRobu3.1, whole genome shotgun sequence genomic DNA carries:
- the LOC126708312 gene encoding glycine-rich cell wall structural protein, whose protein sequence is MGKFLGRVGVFALTLSIVMTVVVEKSEAQKLVSGDVNGVVARDTNGGSASGGVAGGVLGVVGGGVKGGIEEGPGGGASGGIAGAVFGVVGGGANGGIGGGPSSGASGGVSGVVPGVVGGGANGSIRRGPSDDASGGIAGVVPGVGGGVNGGIEGGLSGGASGGGLSSGARGGVVGAVPRVVGGGINGGVGGGLGSGASGGVAGDVLGVVWGGANGDIGGGPRGGASGGVVGAVPRVVGGGANSGIRRGLGGGASGGIASAVLGVVGGGTNGGIGGVPTDGASGGVVGAVLRVVGGGANVGIRGGPGSASGDVAGAVPRIVGGGKNGDIRGALGGGASRDVAGAVSGVGGGAKGSIGGGPNSGASGSVVGAMPGVVGGSTNGSIGGGSGGGASKGVVGAVPEVVCGGTNSGIIRGTGGGASIGGGANGGAGGWTSIGGGASGGVGGGLTGGGIF, encoded by the coding sequence ATGGGTAAGTTTTTAGGAAGAGTTGGCGTGTTTGCTTTGACATTATCGATAGTGATGACAGTAGTAGTGGAGAAATCAGAAGCGCAAAAACTTGTAAGTGGTGATGTAAATGGAGTTGTTGCAAGAGACACAAATGGTGGTAGTGCAAGCGGTGGCGTAGCTGGTGGTGTACTTGGAGTTGTTGGTGGAGGTGTAAAAGGTGGCATCGAAGAAGGCCCAGGTGGTGGTGCAAGTGGAGGCATAGCTGGTGCTGTGTTTGGAGTTGTTGGTGGAGGTGCAAATGGTGGCATTGGAGGAGGCCCAAGCAGTGGTGCAAGCGGAGGTGTATCTGGTGTTGTGCCTGGAGTTGTTGGCGGAGGTGCAAATGGTAGCATCAGAAGAGGCCCAAGTGATGATGCAAGCGGAGGCATAGCAGGTGTTGTGCCTGGAGTTGGTGGAGGCGTAAACGGTGGCATCGAAGGAGGCCTAAGCGGTGGTGCAAGTGGAGGAGGCCTAAGCAGTGGTGCAAGGGGAGGAGTAGTTGGTGCTGTGCCAAGAGTTGTTGGTGGAGGCATAAACGGTGGTGTTGGAGGAGGCCTAGGTAGTGGTGCAAGTGGAGGCGTAGCTGGTGATGTGCTTGGAGTTGTTTGGGGAGGTGCAAATGGCGACATCGGAGGAGGCCCAAGAGGTGGTGCAAGCGGAGGAGTAGTTGGTGCTGTTCCTAGAGTTGTTGGTGGAGGAGCAAACAGTGGCATTAGAAGAGGCCTAGGCGGTGGTGCAAGCGGAGGCATAGCAAGTGCTGTGCTTGGAGTTGTTGGTGGAGGCACAAATGGTGGCATCGGAGGAGTCCCAACTGATGGTGCAAGTGGAGGAGTAGTTGGTGCTGTGCTTAGAGTTGTTGGTGGAGGTGCAAATGTTGGCATCAGAGGAGGCCCAGGCAGTGCAAGCGGAGACGTAGCAGGTGCAGTGCCTAGAATTGTTGGTGGAGGTAAAAACGGTGACATTAGAGGAGCTCTAGGTGGTGGTGCAAGCAGGGACGTAGCTGGTGCTGTGTCAGGAGTTGGTGGAGGCGCAAAAGGTAGCATCGGGGGAGGCCCAAATAGTGGTGCAAGTGGAAGCGTAGTTGGTGCTATGCCTGGAGTTGTTGGTGGAAGCACAAATGGTAGCATCGGAGGAGGCTCAGGTGGTGGTGCAAGCAAAGGCGTAGTTGGTGCTGTGCCTGAAGTTGTTTGTGGAGGCACAAATAGTGGCATCATAAGAGGTACAGGTGGTGGTGCTAGCATTGGAGGAGGTGCCAATGGTGGTGCAGGTGGATGGACTAGCATTGGAGGAGGAGCaagtggtggtgttggtggagGGCTTACTGGTGGTGGTATATTCTAA